A stretch of the Acidobacteriota bacterium genome encodes the following:
- a CDS encoding TonB-dependent receptor, translating to MRHQLRLMMLLGLTCLAGSMPVWAQASGSLAELRGQVTDSTEAAIPNAKITLTDLSKGTIRTANSDGEGHYQFIGLLPSLYELKVEASGFATGITKVELTVGQQASVPIKLTTGGVEVKIDVVAGAEVVETQRSEQSNTVEARQINNLPINRRNFLDYALLTPGVVDADNIADSSDFRVAQTPQSGLSFGGNNGRGNMVQVDGAETLGSSGGVQATISQEGVQEFQVVRNSFSAEFGGASGGVVNIVSKSGRNELFGSVFGLFRSKTFDARNAFDFNPNGKSPFNRQQYGGSIGGPVNKDKTFFFAAVERFSQTRTSFVNLASDPTIFQPTASQTALFNYLGGVAQFAPVAAGLRAALTTTAAAYPRTLQLFNSASGQFPFDESQTQFSTRLDHNFSDKSTGYLRFNVTKGKFENQAAGALTAVSRGRKIDGFNGGVVASHNYQFNATALNELKAQYSYTRTGFFTNDPFGPEINIEGFGFFGRDIFLPSETIERHYDVYDNFTKIAGNHTWKLGGSAFFHRITTNSETFFGGRFNFGAAIPLSNIIALNPALGPAVATAIGAYLTANQPSLLPALGAPINALQSYNLNLPIVYQQGFGDAGANSWTNRYAVYAQDAWKVRNNFTLNYGLRYDVHDEPFFVPTYKRDWQPRASFSWDPKGDGKTVIRGGAGIFVGFLNNAVANVTTELSGMGDPGNINIVLATATSNALGLPTSFTVYQTLLARGIIGTRTIALADITAAPISLSPGPGKPLEVRFRQGPNYRNPTTYQASLGAQRDLGAGFSLELSYLYTRGLHVARNRDINQFKQTGPVNPLNPLGGPSFIRFPTAAQTAAGLTSDFRNPLRFQDNVYDTTADSFYHGFTAQIQKRFAKNFSLNAHYTLSKAIDEVTDFNSDFSAQNPLNLRLDRALSSFDQRHRFVATAVILSTFDNPFLKDWLLAPIVVAQSGRPFNLLLGIDANGDGRSQSDRPGLAGRNTGKGEAFYSFDLRLARRFFAKENRYLELTVEGFNLFNRVNFLGINNTIGGACVANGLPSVCTTGATPLTDYSLRGRADQKPTAPLGFTSAADPRQMQFGIRYNW from the coding sequence ATGAGACACCAACTAAGACTGATGATGTTGCTAGGGCTGACGTGCCTAGCCGGTTCCATGCCGGTTTGGGCGCAAGCCTCCGGTTCACTGGCGGAGTTGCGCGGTCAAGTGACTGACAGCACCGAAGCCGCCATTCCCAATGCCAAAATCACGCTCACCGATTTAAGCAAAGGCACCATCCGCACCGCGAATAGCGACGGCGAGGGCCATTACCAGTTCATCGGCTTGCTGCCGAGCCTCTATGAATTGAAAGTCGAAGCCTCCGGTTTCGCCACCGGCATCACCAAAGTTGAATTGACCGTCGGCCAGCAAGCCAGCGTGCCCATCAAACTCACCACCGGCGGCGTCGAAGTCAAAATTGATGTGGTCGCGGGTGCCGAGGTCGTCGAAACCCAGCGCTCCGAACAGTCCAACACCGTCGAAGCGCGCCAGATCAATAACCTGCCGATCAACCGCCGCAACTTTTTGGATTACGCCTTGCTGACGCCCGGCGTGGTGGATGCCGACAACATCGCCGACTCTTCAGATTTCCGCGTCGCGCAAACGCCGCAATCGGGTCTGTCGTTCGGTGGCAACAACGGGCGCGGCAATATGGTGCAGGTGGACGGGGCTGAAACGCTCGGTTCATCGGGCGGCGTGCAAGCCACCATCAGCCAGGAAGGCGTGCAAGAATTTCAGGTCGTGCGCAACAGCTTTAGCGCCGAATTCGGCGGCGCGTCGGGCGGCGTCGTCAACATCGTCTCGAAATCGGGCCGCAACGAATTGTTCGGCAGCGTCTTCGGCCTGTTCCGCAGCAAGACGTTCGATGCGCGCAACGCTTTCGATTTCAATCCGAACGGCAAGTCGCCGTTTAATCGCCAACAATACGGCGGCTCCATCGGCGGCCCGGTCAATAAAGACAAGACCTTTTTCTTTGCCGCCGTCGAACGCTTCAGCCAAACGCGCACCTCCTTCGTCAATCTGGCGAGCGATCCGACGATCTTCCAACCAACGGCCTCGCAAACGGCCTTGTTCAACTATTTGGGCGGTGTAGCGCAATTCGCGCCCGTGGCGGCGGGCTTGCGCGCGGCGTTGACGACGACGGCAGCGGCCTATCCGCGTACCTTGCAACTGTTCAACAGCGCCAGCGGCCAATTCCCCTTCGATGAATCGCAGACGCAATTCTCGACACGCCTCGATCACAATTTCAGCGACAAGAGCACGGGCTATCTGCGCTTCAACGTCACCAAAGGCAAGTTTGAAAATCAGGCGGCGGGCGCGCTGACGGCGGTCTCGCGCGGGCGCAAGATAGACGGCTTCAATGGCGGCGTAGTCGCGTCGCACAACTATCAATTCAATGCAACGGCGTTGAACGAATTGAAAGCGCAATACAGCTACACGCGCACGGGCTTTTTCACCAACGATCCGTTTGGGCCGGAAATCAACATCGAAGGCTTCGGCTTCTTCGGGCGCGACATTTTCCTGCCCTCCGAAACCATCGAACGGCATTACGACGTTTACGACAACTTCACCAAGATTGCCGGCAACCATACCTGGAAATTGGGCGGCTCGGCGTTCTTCCACCGCATCACGACGAACAGCGAAACCTTCTTTGGCGGGCGCTTCAATTTCGGCGCGGCGATCCCGCTCTCAAACATCATCGCCTTGAACCCGGCGCTTGGCCCAGCCGTGGCGACGGCCATTGGCGCGTATCTGACGGCCAATCAACCGAGCCTGCTGCCCGCGTTGGGCGCGCCGATCAATGCCTTGCAGTCGTATAACCTGAACCTGCCGATTGTGTATCAGCAGGGCTTCGGCGATGCGGGGGCGAACAGTTGGACGAACCGCTACGCCGTCTATGCGCAGGACGCCTGGAAGGTGCGCAACAATTTCACGCTCAATTATGGGCTGCGTTATGACGTTCACGATGAACCGTTTTTCGTGCCGACCTACAAACGCGACTGGCAACCGCGCGCCAGTTTCTCCTGGGATCCAAAAGGCGACGGCAAAACGGTGATTCGCGGCGGCGCGGGCATTTTCGTAGGCTTCCTCAACAACGCGGTGGCCAACGTGACCACTGAGTTGAGCGGCATGGGCGACCCCGGCAACATCAACATCGTGCTGGCGACGGCCACCTCAAATGCGTTGGGCTTGCCGACTTCGTTCACCGTGTACCAGACGCTGCTGGCGCGCGGCATCATTGGAACACGCACCATTGCGCTCGCTGACATCACCGCCGCGCCGATCAGTCTGTCGCCGGGGCCGGGCAAACCGCTGGAAGTACGCTTCCGCCAGGGGCCGAATTACCGCAACCCAACGACCTATCAAGCCAGCCTGGGCGCACAGCGCGATCTGGGCGCGGGTTTCTCGCTGGAATTGAGTTACCTGTACACGCGCGGTTTGCACGTCGCCCGCAACCGCGACATCAACCAATTCAAGCAAACTGGCCCGGTCAATCCGCTCAATCCGCTCGGCGGCCCGTCCTTTATTCGCTTCCCGACGGCGGCGCAAACGGCGGCGGGGTTGACCAGTGATTTCCGCAACCCGCTGCGCTTCCAGGATAATGTGTATGACACGACGGCTGATAGTTTTTATCACGGCTTCACGGCGCAAATTCAAAAGCGCTTCGCCAAAAACTTCAGCCTCAACGCGCATTACACCTTGTCCAAAGCGATTGACGAGGTGACCGATTTCAACAGCGATTTCTCGGCGCAAAATCCGCTCAACCTGCGGCTGGATCGCGCGCTGTCTTCGTTCGATCAACGCCATCGCTTTGTGGCGACGGCGGTGATTCTGAGCACCTTTGACAATCCGTTCCTGAAAGATTGGTTGCTGGCCCCGATTGTCGTGGCACAAAGCGGGCGGCCCTTCAACCTGTTGCTCGGCATTGACGCCAATGGCGACGGGCGTTCACAGAGCGACCGTCCGGGTCTGGCGGGCCGTAACACGGGCAAGGGCGAAGCGTTTTATAGCTTCGATCTGCGCCTGGCGCGGCGTTTCTTTGCCAAAGAGAACCGCTATCTGGAACTGACCGTCGAAGGCTTCAATCTTTTCAACCGCGTCAACTTTCTGGGCATCAACAACACCATCGGCGGAGCCTGTGTCGCCAATGGTCTGCCCAGCGTATGTACCACAGGCGCGACGCCCCTGACCGATTACAGCCTGCGCGGACGCGCCGATCAGAAACCGACCGCGCCGCTCGGTTTCACGTCGGCAGCCGACCCGCGCCAGATGCAATTCGGCATCCGGTATAACTGGTAA
- a CDS encoding PD40 domain-containing protein, which translates to MKIRNLIIGMLFLFVLAGFTGFVEATRWRHHKFLPSEKESAANEKGVMLMNRIGPAASELYVANADGTNERKLLASSGFDYHASYAPDGKWIVFTSERNGDGQADLYRVHPDGTGLERLTDSPAVDDQGTLSPDGTQLAFVSSRGNYKANIWILDLKTRRLRNLTGQTGIQGDPAKPNGFFRPSWSPDGKWLAFSSDRNTEWKGHSNGSGWEHVQELSIYLVQPDGKGLRRITQPGLSAGAPKWSPDGKQLVFYELPVEETWKAHWPGLVNATTSQIISVNVATGERVERTSGPGLKVAPQFLTAETIGYLIKAGPNEGLSYTGGSAAVKRKLRAPAWSPDGKTVIYEQVSFKPRPQNKLLYSWDANYEYRYTDVFPSFSKDGKLVVTDKNVDSSIAIMEADGSNKFRPFPAQGGSAFAPSWSPDGQTIVFGFGGFLQERNQKPAKLMLVRRDGTDVQDLTAGEPNAGFPSYAPDGKQIVYRVWGAKEMGLRILNLADRSVRVLTTAYDNVPYWSPTGERIVFTRKLDDGNFDIFTIRPDGSELRRLTTSPANDAHAVWSDDGKSVLWNSGQAGFKEEAAYYDNTFQPYGAIFMMKADGTEKRQLTDSLWEDSMPCFVPRVERP; encoded by the coding sequence ATGAAGATCAGAAACCTTATCATCGGAATGCTGTTTTTATTCGTACTGGCGGGCTTCACGGGATTCGTCGAAGCCACACGCTGGCGACACCACAAGTTCCTGCCCAGCGAAAAAGAAAGCGCCGCCAATGAAAAGGGCGTCATGCTGATGAATCGCATCGGCCCTGCGGCATCCGAGCTTTATGTCGCCAATGCGGACGGGACGAATGAACGCAAACTCTTGGCGAGTTCCGGCTTCGATTATCACGCTTCATATGCGCCGGATGGCAAGTGGATTGTGTTTACTTCCGAACGCAACGGTGACGGGCAGGCTGACCTTTACCGCGTTCACCCAGACGGTACGGGACTGGAGCGGTTGACCGACAGTCCGGCGGTGGACGATCAGGGAACGTTGTCGCCAGACGGGACGCAACTCGCCTTTGTTTCCAGCCGTGGCAATTACAAAGCCAACATCTGGATTCTCGATCTCAAGACGCGGCGGCTGCGCAATCTGACTGGGCAAACGGGCATACAAGGCGACCCGGCCAAGCCGAATGGATTTTTCCGCCCGTCGTGGTCGCCCGACGGCAAATGGCTCGCGTTTTCCTCTGACCGCAATACCGAATGGAAAGGGCACAGCAACGGCAGCGGCTGGGAGCATGTTCAGGAGTTGAGCATTTACCTTGTTCAGCCCGACGGCAAAGGGCTGCGCCGCATCACACAACCCGGCCTCAGTGCGGGCGCGCCGAAATGGTCGCCCGATGGCAAGCAGCTTGTGTTTTATGAACTCCCGGTCGAAGAGACCTGGAAGGCGCACTGGCCGGGCCTGGTCAACGCAACGACTTCACAGATTATTTCAGTCAACGTTGCGACGGGCGAACGGGTCGAGCGTACAAGTGGGCCGGGCTTGAAAGTCGCGCCTCAGTTTCTGACTGCTGAAACGATTGGCTATCTGATCAAAGCCGGGCCGAATGAAGGACTCAGTTACACAGGCGGCAGTGCGGCGGTCAAACGAAAACTGCGCGCGCCAGCCTGGTCGCCCGATGGCAAGACCGTGATTTATGAGCAAGTGAGTTTCAAACCCCGACCGCAAAATAAGCTGCTTTACAGTTGGGACGCCAATTACGAATACCGCTACACCGACGTGTTCCCCAGTTTCAGCAAGGACGGCAAATTGGTCGTGACGGATAAAAACGTGGATTCCTCGATTGCGATTATGGAGGCGGACGGCAGCAACAAGTTTCGGCCCTTTCCGGCGCAGGGTGGATCGGCCTTTGCGCCAAGCTGGTCACCGGACGGACAGACGATTGTGTTTGGCTTCGGCGGATTTTTGCAGGAGCGCAATCAGAAACCCGCGAAGCTAATGCTGGTGCGCCGGGATGGCACCGACGTGCAAGACCTCACTGCGGGAGAGCCGAACGCCGGGTTTCCCAGCTATGCGCCGGATGGCAAACAAATTGTTTACCGGGTGTGGGGCGCGAAGGAAATGGGCTTGCGCATTCTGAATCTGGCCGACCGCTCGGTGCGGGTGCTGACCACCGCATACGACAATGTGCCGTACTGGTCACCTACCGGCGAGCGCATCGTGTTCACGCGCAAACTCGATGACGGGAATTTCGACATCTTCACCATCCGGCCTGACGGCTCCGAATTGCGCCGGCTGACCACCTCGCCCGCCAATGACGCGCACGCGGTCTGGAGCGACGATGGCAAATCTGTGCTGTGGAATAGCGGGCAAGCGGGCTTCAAGGAAGAAGCCGCGTACTATGACAATACCTTTCAGCCCTATGGCGCGATTTTCATGATGAAGGCTGACGGGACAGAGAAACGGCAACTTACGGACAGTCTTTGGGAAGACTCGATGCCGTGTTTTGTGCCGAGGGTAGAGCGCCCTTAG
- a CDS encoding EF-hand domain-containing protein, protein MKKRYVLGLLAALGVVCIVAFIAFRVFRKPGPSGPTPDEIVKELLEFDRNGDGQLSKDEVSERMQGLFARGDANQDGVLSKDELRKLAEAQSEAARRKERDEHR, encoded by the coding sequence ATGAAAAAGCGCTATGTCTTAGGCCTGCTCGCGGCGCTCGGCGTCGTTTGTATCGTTGCCTTCATTGCCTTCAGGGTCTTCAGAAAACCGGGCCCCAGCGGCCCTACGCCGGATGAGATCGTCAAAGAGTTGCTCGAATTCGACCGCAACGGCGACGGCCAACTCAGCAAGGACGAAGTGTCCGAACGCATGCAGGGATTGTTCGCGCGCGGCGACGCCAATCAAGACGGCGTGCTGAGCAAAGACGAACTGCGCAAGCTGGCCGAAGCGCAAAGCGAAGCCGCACGGCGCAAGGAACGCGATGAGCATCGCTAG
- a CDS encoding DUF3500 domain-containing protein: MKRKIVVTGLCLCALLFAGWVLRAAQQRTQKIPTSPAPPLRVEPAKASDTTGKTVAAAKALLATLDDAGRAKVNFAFNSDQKSKWSNFPSGIFQRNGLRLGDLTPVQREAVMKLLAVALSKPGLQKVKDIMEGDEALKTSGMGPRGGPVGGPPGGGPPGGGRPGDGPPPGGGPPQGGRPGGRGPGGPGGGGLMFSHDEYYLALLGAPSLTDPWMIQFGGHHLAINVTVVGKSNVLTPSLPCAQPATYKLNGETVRPLGREYDKGFALINALDAAQQKQAILPYQMGDMVLGPGEDGKTIQPEGIKGSALNAAQKEKLLDIAHEWVGILNDEAAAAKMAEIKANLNDTWFAWSGPTTPGSGAYFRIQGPTLLIEFSPQRGDTEHIHTIYRDPTNDYGARLVKR, translated from the coding sequence GTTGCGGGCAGCGCAACAGCGGACGCAAAAAATCCCGACGTCGCCCGCCCCGCCGTTGCGCGTCGAACCGGCGAAGGCCAGCGACACGACCGGCAAGACCGTCGCGGCGGCCAAAGCCTTGCTGGCGACGCTCGATGATGCCGGACGCGCCAAAGTCAACTTCGCTTTTAACAGCGACCAGAAATCCAAATGGTCGAATTTTCCGAGCGGGATTTTTCAACGCAACGGCTTGCGCCTGGGTGATCTTACGCCCGTGCAACGCGAAGCCGTGATGAAGTTGCTGGCTGTCGCCCTGAGCAAACCGGGGCTACAAAAAGTGAAAGACATTATGGAAGGTGATGAAGCCCTGAAGACTTCCGGGATGGGGCCGCGCGGCGGCCCGGTTGGCGGCCCTCCAGGCGGCGGCCCGCCGGGTGGTGGCAGACCCGGCGACGGCCCGCCTCCGGGTGGCGGCCCACCGCAAGGTGGCAGACCGGGTGGGCGCGGGCCAGGCGGCCCAGGAGGTGGAGGATTGATGTTCAGCCACGATGAATACTATCTGGCGTTGCTCGGCGCGCCTTCGTTGACTGACCCCTGGATGATTCAGTTCGGCGGCCATCATCTGGCGATCAATGTGACGGTCGTCGGCAAAAGCAATGTGCTCACGCCCAGTCTGCCTTGTGCGCAACCCGCGACTTACAAGTTGAATGGCGAGACGGTGCGACCGCTGGGCCGCGAATACGACAAAGGTTTCGCGCTCATCAACGCGCTCGACGCCGCGCAGCAAAAGCAGGCAATTCTGCCCTATCAGATGGGCGATATGGTGTTGGGGCCGGGCGAAGACGGCAAGACGATTCAACCCGAAGGCATCAAGGGTTCAGCGCTGAATGCCGCGCAAAAAGAGAAGCTGTTGGACATTGCGCATGAATGGGTCGGCATTCTGAACGACGAAGCGGCGGCGGCGAAGATGGCTGAAATCAAAGCCAACCTGAATGACACCTGGTTTGCGTGGAGCGGGCCAACGACGCCGGGCAGCGGCGCGTACTTCCGTATTCAAGGGCCGACGTTGCTGATTGAATTCTCGCCGCAAAGAGGCGACACCGAACACATCCATACGATTTACCGCGACCCGACGAACGATTACGGCGCCCGCCTGGTCAAACGATGA